A part of Halobacillus shinanisalinarum genomic DNA contains:
- a CDS encoding CHY zinc finger protein, with the protein MKVKGIDVDPHTRCSHYHTDVDIIAIKFHCCNEYYACYACHQETASHSATKWPQDQWNEQAILCGNCQHELTINEYMSTSNCPQCNSLFNEKCSNHFHLYFDVTRESSRH; encoded by the coding sequence ATGAAAGTTAAAGGAATAGACGTAGATCCCCATACTAGGTGTAGCCATTACCATACCGATGTAGACATCATTGCCATTAAGTTCCATTGTTGCAATGAATATTACGCTTGCTACGCCTGCCACCAAGAAACAGCCAGTCACTCTGCTACTAAATGGCCCCAGGATCAATGGAATGAACAAGCCATTCTTTGCGGTAATTGTCAACACGAACTAACGATCAATGAATATATGTCTACATCCAATTGCCCTCAATGTAACAGTCTTTTTAACGAAAAGTGCAGCAATCATTTTCATCTGTATTTTGATGTGACAAGAGAATCCTCTAGACATTAA
- a CDS encoding RNA polymerase sigma factor yields the protein MRPLVKKTPEELEQEFEEAINAHIQELRKYCLSLTKSKWDGEDLMQDTLSKAYIGWLNRPKPITKAYLFRIASNTRIDGYRKRKPSEDMNKDLTEFKQKDDSPSDMVYRAIEVLIGELSPKQRLSMLLVEGLGLTTRETAKMISETEGSVKASLHRARNKVKQIKQDSWISSLEEDETLPYVMGLRNGDPLTFVQLYQREIQQPLMSAKSYRTELHPQSLLQTISGTGSSYVLVSIITINGDTLFIPFYQLELLTILSQVEGLRKELPLAM from the coding sequence ATGCGGCCGCTTGTTAAAAAAACTCCAGAGGAATTGGAACAAGAGTTTGAAGAAGCTATAAATGCTCATATTCAAGAATTACGAAAGTACTGTCTATCCCTTACAAAGTCAAAGTGGGATGGAGAAGACTTAATGCAGGATACGTTATCGAAAGCCTATATCGGTTGGCTTAACAGGCCAAAACCTATTACTAAAGCTTATTTGTTTCGGATTGCTTCAAACACACGGATTGACGGATATCGTAAACGCAAACCTAGTGAGGATATGAACAAGGACTTGACTGAATTTAAACAGAAGGATGATTCACCATCTGATATGGTTTACCGAGCTATTGAAGTGCTTATCGGTGAACTTTCACCTAAACAACGGTTGTCCATGTTACTTGTGGAAGGACTTGGGTTAACAACAAGAGAAACAGCAAAGATGATCAGTGAAACGGAAGGTTCTGTAAAAGCCTCCCTTCACCGTGCTCGAAATAAAGTAAAGCAGATAAAACAGGATAGTTGGATTTCAAGTCTTGAAGAAGATGAGACCTTGCCCTATGTAATGGGACTTCGTAACGGTGACCCTTTAACTTTCGTTCAGCTTTATCAAAGAGAAATACAACAGCCTCTAATGTCGGCTAAAAGCTATCGAACAGAGCTTCATCCCCAGTCGTTATTACAAACAATTTCAGGAACAGGCTCTTCCTATGTGTTAGTTTCCATCATAACAATAAACGGGGATACCCTGTTTATCCCGTTTTATCAACTAGAGTTATTGACCATATTGTCACAGGTAGAAGGTCTTAGAAAAGAATTACCACTTGCCATGTAG
- the clpP gene encoding ATP-dependent Clp endopeptidase proteolytic subunit ClpP, with the protein MSNVIPYVVEQTNLGERSYDIYSRLLKDRIILLGTQIDDSVANSVVAQLLFLTAEDPDKDIHLYINSPGGSISAGMAIFDTMQFIKPDVSTICTGLAASMGAFLLLAGEKGKRYALPNAEMLLHQPLGGAQGQATDIKIHADHIIKTRKKMNNIISERTGQPLEKVEKDTDRDYFLSATEAEEYGIIDKLMENR; encoded by the coding sequence ATGTCTAATGTCATACCGTATGTCGTAGAGCAAACGAACCTAGGGGAACGTTCATACGATATTTATTCCCGTTTGTTAAAAGATAGAATTATCCTTTTAGGTACACAAATTGATGACTCAGTTGCTAATTCGGTCGTTGCCCAGCTTTTATTTTTAACAGCAGAAGACCCGGATAAGGACATTCACTTGTACATTAACTCACCAGGAGGATCCATTTCTGCCGGCATGGCGATTTTTGACACAATGCAATTCATTAAGCCGGATGTATCGACGATCTGCACAGGATTGGCTGCCTCAATGGGAGCATTTTTACTTCTAGCAGGAGAAAAAGGGAAACGATACGCTCTCCCAAATGCCGAAATGCTTTTGCACCAGCCATTAGGCGGCGCCCAGGGACAGGCAACAGATATTAAAATTCATGCCGACCATATCATTAAAACTAGAAAAAAAATGAATAATATTATTTCAGAACGTACAGGGCAACCACTTGAAAAGGTAGAGAAGGATACGGATCGTGATTATTTTCTTTCTGCAACAGAGGCAGAAGAATACGGAATCATCGACAAACTGATGGAGAATCGATGA